A single Malaclemys terrapin pileata isolate rMalTer1 chromosome 3, rMalTer1.hap1, whole genome shotgun sequence DNA region contains:
- the GJE1 gene encoding putative gap junction epsilon-1 protein produces MGRPNNTTPGLRLLRPPTVIGQFHTLFFGSVRMFFLGVLGFAVYGNEALHFSCEPDKREVNLFCYNQFRPITPQVFWALQLVTVLVPGAVFHLYAACRNIDQEDILQKPTYTVFYILSVLLRIVLEVVAFWLQSHLFGFQVNPLYRCDAGALDKKFNITRCMVPEHFEKTIFLIAMYTFTVITVVLCVAEIFEILCRRLGFLNNQ; encoded by the exons ATGGGGCGCCCCAACAACACAACGCCGGGGCTGCGGCTG CTCAGGCCTCCAACAGTGATTGGTCAGTTCCATACCCTTTTCTTTGGCTCAGTTCGAATGTTTTTCCTTGGCGTTTTGGGCTTTGCAGTTTATGGAAATGAGGCCTTGCACTTCAGCTGTGAGCCAGACAAGAGGGAGGTTAATCTCTTCTGTTACAACCAGTTCAGGCCCATAACTCCTCAG GTATTCTGGGCATTACAGCTAGTGACGGTTCTGGTACCTGGAGCAGTGTTTCATCTTTATGCTGCATGTAGAAACATCGATCAGGAAGATATCCTCCAAAAGCCCACCTATACTGTTTTTTATATCCTCTCTGTTCTGTTAAGGATTGTCCTTGAAGTTGTGGCTTTTTGGCTTCAGAGTCATCTCTTTGGCTTCCAAGTGAACCCACTCTACAGGTGTGATGCAGGAGCCCTTGACAAAAAGTTTAATATTACCAGATGCATGGTGCCGGAACACTTTGAAAAGACAATTTTCCTCATTGCTATGTACACTTTTACTGTGATTACAGTGGTGTTGTGTGTTGCTGAGATTTTTGAGATCTTATGTAGGAGGCtgggttttttaaataatcagtGA